A genomic window from Pyxidicoccus trucidator includes:
- a CDS encoding M16 family metallopeptidase — protein sequence MAIRYALPNGLTVVFEEQHAAKVAAFQVWVKAGSADERPDQAGLAHLHEHMLFKGTERRGPGEIARDVESHGGEINAWTSYDQTVYHIVIASQFARTGLDILGDAVRRSSFDADELAREIEVVCEEIKRSQDTPSRRASRDLFSTAYQVHPYKLPVIGTEQSVRSFTREKVLEFYHRHYTPKNLVLSVSGDLRESELREWVEDIFGGDWGRPYEGGVKRPDEPVPSGRRVLLRPDDVKEAWLHLSFGIPQADHADTPALDVLAMIAGQGDASRLVREVKRRHNLANDVHCFAYTPRDPGLFSVSLTTQPGHAARAIEEAARVLSTLRVTPVSADELSTAKALVEAEAVYQRETVQGVARKMGFYQSGMGSLEAEARYYEAVRGLTPEHLRSAAERYLRFDRAIITGLLPAGTDFTEAQVNELLDRVAREPAAAPPERKARKTPAGEPPMRIAKASASGPSDIIQEKLPSGATLVVRVEPAVPLFAMRAAFAGGLRYETPADNGLTTLLTRCLTRGTPSHDAEDISQAIDAYAGSLGGQGGRNSVGLRGEFLSRHFEPAFRLFADCLLNPSFPEVEVARERTLLLQDILTREDKPASVAFDLFGKTMYRTHPYRMPSLGEQASVEALTPEKLRAWHAAYMDPSQLTLTVVGDVKVDEVLALAREYFGASRGKAAPPPKVPVEPPLEAPRQEKQSLARAQSHLVLGFPGARVGDPWRHALEVLSTVLSGQGGRLFVELRDKRSMAYSVSSFAIEGVDPGYFAVYMGTSPEKVDAALAGIRAELERVRDEPIPEEELARAKQHLIGTHEIGLQRNGARAGLLAMDTCYGLGLDNFLHYADHVAAVTSKEVQEVARRVIDFNRSALTVVGP from the coding sequence ATGGCCATCCGCTACGCGCTTCCCAACGGTCTCACCGTCGTCTTCGAGGAACAGCACGCCGCCAAGGTCGCGGCCTTCCAGGTCTGGGTCAAGGCCGGAAGCGCCGATGAGCGACCGGACCAGGCCGGGCTGGCCCACCTCCACGAGCACATGCTCTTCAAGGGCACCGAGCGCCGGGGCCCCGGTGAAATCGCCCGCGACGTCGAGTCCCATGGCGGCGAAATCAACGCCTGGACGTCCTACGACCAGACCGTCTACCACATCGTCATCGCCAGCCAGTTCGCCCGGACGGGCCTGGACATCCTGGGCGACGCGGTGCGGCGCTCCTCCTTCGACGCGGACGAGCTGGCCCGCGAAATCGAGGTGGTGTGCGAGGAAATCAAGCGCAGCCAGGACACGCCCTCCCGGCGCGCCTCGCGCGACCTCTTCTCCACCGCCTACCAGGTGCACCCCTACAAGCTGCCCGTCATCGGCACCGAGCAGAGCGTGCGGAGCTTCACGCGGGAGAAGGTGCTGGAGTTCTACCACCGGCACTACACGCCGAAGAACCTGGTGCTCTCCGTGTCCGGAGACCTGCGCGAGTCGGAGCTGCGCGAGTGGGTGGAGGACATCTTCGGCGGGGACTGGGGCCGCCCGTACGAGGGCGGGGTGAAGCGCCCGGACGAGCCCGTCCCCTCCGGCCGCCGCGTGCTGCTGCGCCCGGATGACGTGAAGGAGGCGTGGCTGCACCTGTCCTTCGGCATCCCCCAGGCGGACCACGCGGACACGCCCGCGCTGGACGTGCTGGCGATGATTGCCGGCCAGGGCGACGCGTCCCGGCTGGTGCGCGAGGTGAAGCGCCGGCACAACCTGGCCAACGACGTCCACTGCTTCGCCTACACGCCCAGGGACCCGGGCCTGTTCTCCGTGTCGCTGACGACGCAGCCGGGGCACGCGGCCCGGGCCATCGAAGAGGCGGCGCGGGTGCTGTCCACCCTGCGCGTGACGCCGGTGTCCGCGGACGAGCTGTCCACGGCCAAGGCGCTGGTGGAGGCGGAGGCCGTGTACCAGCGCGAGACGGTGCAGGGCGTGGCCCGGAAGATGGGCTTCTACCAGTCCGGCATGGGCAGCCTGGAGGCGGAGGCGCGCTACTACGAGGCGGTGCGCGGCCTGACGCCCGAGCACCTGCGCTCGGCCGCGGAGCGCTACCTGCGCTTCGACCGCGCCATCATCACCGGCCTGCTGCCCGCGGGCACGGACTTCACCGAGGCGCAGGTGAACGAGCTGCTGGACCGCGTGGCCCGCGAGCCGGCCGCCGCCCCGCCCGAGCGCAAGGCGCGCAAGACGCCCGCGGGCGAGCCGCCCATGCGCATCGCCAAGGCGTCGGCCTCCGGCCCCAGCGACATCATCCAGGAGAAGCTGCCCTCGGGCGCGACGCTGGTGGTGCGCGTGGAGCCGGCGGTGCCGCTGTTCGCCATGCGCGCCGCCTTCGCCGGCGGCCTGCGCTACGAGACGCCCGCCGACAATGGCCTCACCACCCTGCTCACCCGCTGCCTCACGCGCGGCACGCCGTCCCATGACGCGGAGGACATCTCCCAGGCCATCGACGCGTATGCCGGCAGCCTGGGCGGCCAGGGCGGGCGCAACTCGGTGGGCCTGCGCGGCGAGTTCCTCTCGCGCCACTTCGAGCCGGCCTTTCGCCTCTTCGCGGACTGCCTCCTCAACCCCTCCTTCCCCGAGGTGGAGGTGGCGCGCGAGCGCACGCTGCTGCTCCAGGACATCCTCACCCGCGAGGACAAGCCGGCCAGCGTGGCCTTCGACCTCTTCGGCAAGACGATGTACCGCACGCACCCGTACCGCATGCCGTCCCTGGGCGAGCAGGCCTCGGTGGAGGCGCTGACGCCGGAGAAGCTGCGCGCGTGGCACGCGGCGTACATGGACCCGTCCCAGCTCACGCTCACCGTGGTGGGCGACGTGAAGGTGGACGAGGTGCTCGCCCTGGCGCGCGAGTACTTCGGCGCCTCGCGCGGGAAGGCCGCCCCGCCGCCCAAGGTTCCCGTCGAGCCGCCTCTCGAGGCGCCCCGTCAGGAGAAGCAGTCGCTGGCCCGCGCCCAGTCCCACCTGGTGCTCGGCTTCCCGGGCGCGCGCGTGGGAGACCCGTGGCGGCACGCGCTTGAGGTGCTCTCCACGGTGCTCTCCGGCCAGGGCGGGCGCCTCTTCGTGGAGCTGCGCGACAAGCGCTCCATGGCCTACAGCGTCAGCTCGTTCGCGATTGAAGGCGTGGACCCGGGCTACTTCGCCGTCTACATGGGCACCAGCCCGGAGAAGGTGGACGCGGCGCTGGCCGGCATCCGCGCGGAGCTGGAGCGCGTGCGCGACGAGCCCATCCCCGAGGAGGAGCTGGCGCGGGCGAAGCAGCACCTCATCGGCACGCATGAGATTGGCCTGCAGCGCAACGGCGCCCGCGCGGGGCTGCTGGCCATGGACACCTGCTACGGCCTGGGCCTGGACAACTTCCTCCACTATGCGGACCACGTGGCCGCGGTGACGTCGAAGGAGGTCCAGGAGGTGGCGCGCCGGGTCATCGACTTCAACCGCAGCGCGCTCACCGTGGTGGGCCCGTAG
- a CDS encoding Mpo1-like protein, giving the protein MSFADKLRAWMPLHENGVSRAVHFVGAYLFSFSLLVPLSLVRLPVGGMELTAAHALVVAVALYAIALEWTAGLLMALPLVPTLAAASAVAALPGSTAASVAVGVMVVRFALVVGAHVVFEKKTHGLSLGGPLLFFIEPVYLLTLALFALGLKRELHARVTAGGAPVARLAV; this is encoded by the coding sequence ATGAGCTTCGCCGACAAGCTGCGCGCTTGGATGCCCCTGCACGAGAACGGCGTCAGCCGCGCCGTGCACTTCGTGGGCGCGTACCTGTTCAGCTTCTCCCTGCTGGTGCCACTGAGCCTCGTGCGCTTGCCGGTGGGAGGCATGGAGCTCACCGCCGCGCATGCGCTGGTGGTGGCAGTGGCCCTCTACGCCATCGCCCTGGAGTGGACGGCGGGGCTGCTGATGGCCCTGCCCCTGGTGCCCACGCTCGCCGCCGCCAGCGCCGTGGCGGCCCTGCCCGGGAGCACGGCCGCCTCCGTGGCCGTGGGTGTCATGGTGGTGCGCTTCGCGCTCGTCGTCGGCGCGCACGTCGTCTTCGAGAAGAAGACCCACGGCCTGTCCCTGGGCGGACCGCTGCTCTTCTTCATCGAGCCGGTGTACCTGCTCACGCTCGCCCTGTTCGCCCTGGGGCTGAAGCGCGAGCTGCACGCCCGGGTGACGGCGGGCGGCGCGCCCGTGGCCCGGCTGGCGGTGTGA
- a CDS encoding pilus assembly FimT family protein: MRRRSGGFSLVEVVVVLSILSILVSLSVMALGVLPARARMSGGVLELNAALSAARSHSLGRGVRTAVLIDTAEGASGTDVRIRYWTVVDPWFLLDEAMAASPRWSTPEELLPPLPVPPGVGFRVLSSGRFGESVRLAPSGFRSLVSPPIQPACVDARAPAVELSSGTMDGSWAFPPPFCQVPDNAPCTFCSLAGGTVRGAIFFEPDGRVALLNAQGQEDARGAGSIVFRGSEGDAEVRALVLLDTGLFRSFEGSP; encoded by the coding sequence ATGCGACGTCGTTCAGGGGGATTCTCGCTCGTCGAGGTGGTGGTCGTCCTCTCCATCCTCTCCATCCTCGTCAGCCTGTCCGTCATGGCGCTGGGTGTGCTGCCCGCGCGGGCTCGGATGTCCGGTGGAGTGCTGGAGCTGAACGCCGCGCTGTCCGCGGCCCGCTCCCACAGCCTGGGTCGCGGGGTGCGCACCGCGGTGCTCATCGACACCGCGGAAGGTGCGTCGGGGACGGACGTGCGCATCCGCTACTGGACGGTGGTGGACCCGTGGTTCCTGCTGGATGAGGCCATGGCGGCGAGCCCGCGCTGGAGCACTCCGGAGGAGCTGCTGCCGCCGCTGCCGGTACCGCCCGGCGTCGGGTTCCGCGTGCTGTCCTCGGGCCGCTTCGGCGAGTCCGTGCGGCTGGCGCCCTCGGGCTTCCGCTCGCTGGTGAGTCCTCCCATCCAGCCGGCCTGTGTCGACGCGCGGGCGCCCGCGGTGGAGCTGTCGTCGGGCACCATGGATGGCTCCTGGGCCTTTCCGCCTCCGTTCTGCCAGGTGCCCGACAACGCGCCCTGCACCTTCTGCTCGCTGGCCGGCGGCACGGTGCGTGGCGCCATCTTCTTCGAGCCGGACGGGCGCGTGGCGCTCCTGAATGCACAGGGCCAGGAGGACGCGCGCGGCGCGGGCTCCATCGTCTTCAGAGGGAGCGAAGGGGACGCCGAGGTGCGCGCCCTCGTGCTGCTGGACACCGGCTTGTTCCGCTCCTTCGAGGGGAGCCCGTGA
- a CDS encoding DUF962 domain-containing protein: MLKPQVVALFDEYYSSHQHPTNRLTHKIAIPLIVLHIVTMLDWVHLVAVPVLPGGVLTLGMVSLATSAIWYLRADVKLGLVVIAFMAACFPLGRMLPTWSVVAIAVFGWLVQLAGHSVWEKKSPSFLTNLVHALVGPLFFVAVLMGDYVLKPQQPAAAPVRA; this comes from the coding sequence ATGCTCAAGCCCCAGGTGGTCGCCCTCTTCGACGAGTACTATTCCTCGCACCAGCACCCCACCAACCGCCTCACGCACAAGATCGCCATCCCCCTCATCGTCCTGCACATCGTCACGATGCTGGACTGGGTGCACCTGGTGGCCGTGCCGGTGCTCCCGGGAGGAGTGCTGACGCTGGGCATGGTATCGCTGGCGACGTCCGCCATCTGGTACCTGCGGGCCGACGTGAAGCTGGGCCTCGTCGTCATCGCCTTCATGGCCGCGTGCTTCCCGCTGGGCCGGATGCTGCCCACGTGGAGCGTGGTGGCCATCGCCGTATTCGGCTGGCTCGTCCAGCTCGCCGGCCACAGCGTCTGGGAGAAGAAGTCGCCCTCGTTCCTCACCAACCTCGTGCACGCGCTGGTGGGCCCGCTCTTCTTCGTCGCGGTGCTCATGGGTGACTACGTCCTCAAGCCCCAGCAGCCGGCCGCGGCCCCGGTCCGCGCCTGA
- a CDS encoding metal-dependent hydrolase, with protein sequence MDNLAHSLVGAWMAEAGLKRTTPLATATLVIGANLPDVDAVFAFGGTDVSLYWRRGWTHGVLALSLWPFVLTGLMLLWDRYVRRRRHPDLPPARFGPLLVCSVLSVLSHPALDWLNTYGVRLLMPFDGTWFYGDTLFIVDPWVWLLAGASVIMADARTRRSAAGWLILGAATTALVTIPDFVPWPAKALWSVGVVAILWLRLRASHTLSAQRVATVCGVALVLYLGAILLGSQVAAPGAQAWLRAQNLPVERTIAGPIPANPFVRDIIALTPDRYHFVSANFLAGEADRFRFTDASQPRDTQPGPVIQAALATPELRGLANWLRLPTYQVAETADGWRVRINDVRYSRMQSGGLGSAVVELDRELRPVRVRTRE encoded by the coding sequence ATGGACAACCTGGCCCACTCGCTCGTCGGTGCGTGGATGGCGGAGGCGGGGCTGAAGCGCACCACGCCGCTGGCCACCGCGACGCTGGTCATCGGCGCCAACCTTCCGGACGTGGATGCCGTCTTCGCCTTCGGGGGCACGGACGTGTCGCTCTACTGGCGCCGGGGCTGGACGCACGGCGTGCTCGCGCTGAGCCTGTGGCCCTTCGTGCTCACGGGGCTCATGCTGCTCTGGGACAGGTACGTCCGCAGGCGCAGGCACCCGGACCTGCCGCCCGCGCGCTTCGGCCCGCTGCTCGTGTGCTCGGTGCTGTCCGTGCTCAGTCACCCCGCGCTGGACTGGCTCAACACATACGGCGTGCGCCTGCTGATGCCCTTCGACGGGACGTGGTTCTACGGCGACACGCTCTTCATCGTCGACCCGTGGGTGTGGCTCCTCGCCGGTGCGTCCGTCATCATGGCGGATGCGCGTACGCGCCGCTCGGCCGCGGGCTGGCTGATACTGGGCGCGGCCACCACCGCGCTCGTCACCATCCCTGACTTCGTGCCGTGGCCCGCCAAGGCGCTGTGGAGCGTGGGCGTGGTGGCCATCCTCTGGCTGCGACTGCGGGCCTCGCACACCCTGTCCGCGCAGCGCGTGGCCACGGTGTGCGGCGTGGCGCTTGTCCTCTACCTGGGCGCCATCCTGCTGGGCTCGCAGGTGGCGGCGCCGGGAGCGCAGGCGTGGCTGCGCGCGCAGAACCTGCCCGTGGAGCGCACCATCGCCGGCCCGATTCCCGCGAATCCCTTCGTGCGGGACATCATCGCCCTGACGCCGGACCGCTATCACTTCGTCAGCGCGAACTTCCTGGCCGGGGAAGCAGACCGCTTCCGCTTCACCGACGCGAGCCAGCCGAGAGATACGCAACCCGGCCCCGTCATCCAGGCCGCCCTGGCCACGCCGGAGCTTCGCGGCCTCGCGAACTGGCTGCGCCTGCCGACCTATCAAGTCGCGGAGACGGCGGACGGCTGGCGCGTCCGCATCAATGACGTGCGCTACTCCCGCATGCAGAGCGGTGGGCTGGGCTCCGCCGTGGTGGAGCTGGACCGCGAGCTGCGGCCCGTGCGGGTACGGACCCGGGAGTAG
- a CDS encoding AraC family transcriptional regulator — protein sequence MGPLLAYLRATGHDPSPLVERFGFPANAAFLPELSLPLATLHAFLDAAETLSGDAFLGLHVAQRVPRGTYGLVEYIARASPTVRDTFRALARYMALLEPAWLASFHDAADGSGTFAYGIPGEPLAYGRHASEYGLALFVHVGRQLTERPWRPRAIVFAHPAPADLRPLVEHFGVTPEFGGGRNALTLDAATLELPVVGADPVLLSVLERAAGAPPAATPPASPPAPDFVQRVREVIRAALREGTPQVGDVAKGLHVSLRTLQRRLTEHGTSFQDEVDTVRRELAFQYLKDAHLGVSQVAFLLGYSELSTFDRAFKRWTGMTPRVWREGGEGG from the coding sequence GTGGGTCCGCTGCTCGCATACCTGCGTGCGACGGGGCACGACCCGTCCCCGCTGGTGGAGCGCTTCGGGTTCCCCGCCAACGCCGCGTTCCTGCCCGAGCTCAGCCTCCCGCTCGCCACGCTGCACGCCTTCCTCGACGCCGCGGAGACCCTCTCCGGCGACGCGTTCCTCGGCCTGCACGTTGCCCAACGCGTGCCGCGCGGCACCTATGGCCTCGTGGAGTACATCGCCCGGGCCTCGCCCACGGTGCGCGACACCTTCCGCGCCCTGGCCCGCTACATGGCGCTGCTGGAGCCCGCGTGGCTGGCGTCCTTCCACGACGCCGCCGACGGGAGCGGCACCTTCGCCTACGGCATCCCCGGCGAGCCCCTGGCCTACGGCCGCCACGCCAGCGAGTACGGCCTCGCCCTCTTCGTCCACGTGGGCCGCCAGCTCACCGAGCGCCCCTGGCGCCCGCGCGCCATCGTCTTCGCCCACCCCGCCCCGGCGGACCTCCGCCCCCTGGTGGAGCACTTCGGCGTCACCCCGGAATTCGGCGGAGGCCGCAACGCGCTCACCCTGGACGCGGCCACCCTGGAGCTGCCCGTGGTGGGCGCCGACCCCGTCCTCCTCTCCGTGCTGGAGCGCGCGGCCGGAGCGCCCCCCGCCGCCACCCCGCCCGCCAGTCCCCCGGCGCCCGACTTCGTCCAGCGCGTGCGCGAGGTCATCCGCGCCGCCCTCCGGGAAGGAACACCCCAGGTGGGCGACGTGGCGAAGGGGCTCCACGTCAGTCTCCGCACCCTCCAGCGCCGCCTCACCGAGCACGGCACGTCCTTCCAGGACGAGGTCGACACGGTGCGCCGTGAGCTGGCCTTCCAGTACCTCAAGGACGCGCACCTGGGCGTCAGCCAGGTGGCCTTCCTCCTGGGCTACTCCGAGCTGAGCACCTTCGACCGCGCCTTCAAGCGCTGGACGGGAATGACGCCCCGCGTCTGGCGCGAGGGCGGCGAGGGCGGCTGA
- a CDS encoding type IV pilus modification PilV family protein — MRPSHPRRRAAGFTLIEAMVASVVFMLGMTGLLGAIIQARTSTASARRHVHAVAVATDLVAQVQLWAYDDARLVPSDSPCADDPTDGAGVLLDSNAPGHAAFLACAHGETQLRSQPWHGLSESDFPVGDGQWDRYRRYFVVSEVDADGRPVPGVLAHSGARKVVWVLVTWSEGGTVRRVTSQAIKFNPVSLTGISGGR; from the coding sequence ATGCGCCCCTCCCACCCACGCCGCCGGGCCGCCGGCTTCACGCTCATCGAGGCGATGGTCGCCTCCGTCGTCTTCATGCTGGGGATGACGGGCCTGCTCGGCGCCATCATCCAGGCCCGCACCTCCACCGCCAGCGCCCGCCGGCACGTGCATGCGGTGGCGGTGGCCACGGACCTCGTCGCGCAGGTGCAGCTCTGGGCGTATGACGACGCGCGGCTGGTGCCCTCGGACTCGCCGTGCGCGGACGACCCCACCGACGGGGCCGGCGTGCTGCTGGATTCGAACGCTCCCGGCCATGCGGCCTTCCTCGCCTGCGCCCATGGCGAGACGCAGCTTCGCTCGCAGCCCTGGCACGGCCTGTCGGAGTCGGACTTCCCCGTGGGCGACGGCCAGTGGGACCGCTACCGGCGCTACTTCGTCGTCAGCGAGGTGGACGCGGACGGGCGCCCGGTGCCCGGGGTGCTGGCGCACTCGGGGGCGCGCAAGGTCGTCTGGGTGCTGGTGACGTGGAGCGAGGGCGGCACCGTCCGCCGCGTCACCAGCCAGGCCATCAAGTTCAACCCGGTGTCGCTCACGGGCATCAGTGGGGGGCGGTGA
- a CDS encoding PilW family protein, whose product MRSRRGFTLMEMLVGTTVAMLTVTAVAAAFIAFTRNVYTQEGIRGGQAGLRSALHDLTRQLRMAGYGLEPAYAFGVPDGWAGSGPNASDRLVVRSRDLMFSAAVLHEGASTGGVRVASLPVSLRRGQVLQVVCPGAMRWGYARLSEDVAAANGPTMLSLERPTGTFPDLGAVFDEPCFDGAPGLPARVFKVDVHDYSVQLVDEDSDPATPERPYLFRAHGLGMRPDALGEPVAEGIESLRVTFLRESGEAFVPRWNVAHPPPEYETPTGSPLRRNDNPANVRAVRLRLVARATRADSVLREAGLEANIPSLPGETTLPAPAGYRRFLYETTVLPRNLRSTELPMPSYSQDTTTPGACSGRLPADGLLCAGG is encoded by the coding sequence ATGCGCTCACGGCGAGGCTTCACGTTGATGGAGATGTTGGTGGGCACCACGGTGGCCATGCTCACCGTGACGGCGGTGGCCGCGGCCTTCATCGCCTTCACCCGGAACGTCTACACGCAGGAGGGCATCCGCGGAGGACAGGCCGGCCTGCGCTCGGCCCTCCATGATTTGACGCGGCAGCTCCGCATGGCGGGCTACGGCCTGGAGCCCGCGTATGCCTTCGGCGTGCCGGACGGCTGGGCGGGCTCGGGGCCCAATGCCTCGGACCGGCTGGTGGTGCGCTCGCGGGACTTGATGTTCAGCGCCGCCGTGTTGCACGAGGGCGCCTCCACTGGCGGAGTCCGCGTGGCGTCGCTGCCGGTGTCGCTGCGCCGGGGACAGGTGCTCCAGGTCGTCTGTCCGGGCGCCATGCGCTGGGGCTACGCGCGGCTGTCCGAGGACGTGGCCGCCGCCAACGGCCCGACGATGCTCTCGCTGGAGCGGCCCACCGGCACCTTCCCGGACCTGGGCGCGGTGTTCGACGAGCCCTGCTTCGACGGCGCGCCCGGGCTGCCCGCCCGCGTCTTCAAGGTGGACGTGCACGACTACTCCGTGCAGCTGGTGGACGAGGACAGCGACCCGGCCACGCCGGAGCGGCCCTATCTCTTCCGCGCTCATGGCCTGGGCATGAGGCCGGACGCACTGGGCGAGCCGGTGGCCGAGGGCATCGAGTCCCTGCGCGTCACCTTCCTGCGGGAGAGCGGCGAGGCCTTCGTCCCCCGGTGGAACGTGGCCCACCCGCCGCCCGAGTACGAGACGCCGACGGGCTCGCCCCTGCGCCGCAACGACAACCCGGCCAACGTGCGCGCGGTGCGGCTGCGGCTGGTGGCGCGCGCCACGCGGGCGGACTCCGTGCTGCGCGAGGCGGGGCTGGAGGCCAACATCCCCTCGCTGCCCGGCGAGACGACGCTGCCCGCGCCGGCCGGCTACCGGCGCTTCCTCTACGAGACGACCGTCCTGCCCCGCAACCTCCGCTCCACGGAGCTGCCGATGCCGTCCTACTCCCAGGACACCACCACTCCCGGCGCGTGCTCGGGCCGTCTGCCCGCCGACGGGCTCCTCTGTGCTGGAGGCTGA
- a CDS encoding 50S ribosomal protein L11 methyltransferase encodes MSQTYLSLTVELPEEASESVQDLIHESGALGLEVRDREAPLMPGVRGPKPGEAIVIGYFEDRETAEAAQAQVEESFPAARVGLEEQPQQDWSNQWKSLIKSVHVGRLWVGPPWDVANAPADAVRLVIEPKMAFGTGDHPTTALCLAAVDAYMKDHPGASVLDVGTGTGVLAIAAKKLGAGRVVATDNDPISVELAQENLTDNGTPDIDVSGKELTLVDGTFDLVLANILANTLIELAPLIVAKVKDRLVLAGVLAHQRADVEAAYRNQGLTVLPGDAQGEWVRIDLKR; translated from the coding sequence ATGTCCCAGACCTATCTGTCACTCACAGTGGAGTTGCCCGAGGAAGCGTCCGAGTCCGTACAGGACCTCATCCATGAGTCGGGCGCGCTGGGCCTCGAGGTGAGGGACCGCGAGGCGCCCCTCATGCCGGGCGTGCGCGGTCCGAAGCCGGGCGAGGCCATCGTCATCGGCTACTTCGAGGACCGGGAGACGGCCGAGGCCGCCCAGGCCCAGGTGGAGGAGTCCTTCCCCGCCGCCCGCGTGGGGCTGGAGGAGCAGCCGCAGCAGGACTGGAGCAACCAGTGGAAGTCGCTCATCAAGTCCGTGCACGTGGGCCGGCTGTGGGTGGGGCCGCCGTGGGACGTGGCGAACGCGCCGGCGGACGCGGTGCGGCTGGTGATTGAGCCGAAGATGGCCTTCGGCACCGGAGACCACCCGACGACGGCGCTGTGCCTGGCGGCGGTGGACGCCTACATGAAGGACCACCCCGGCGCGAGCGTGCTGGACGTGGGCACCGGCACGGGCGTGCTGGCCATCGCCGCGAAGAAGCTGGGCGCGGGCCGGGTGGTGGCCACGGACAATGACCCCATCTCCGTGGAGCTGGCCCAGGAGAACCTGACGGACAACGGGACGCCGGACATCGACGTGTCGGGGAAGGAGCTGACGCTGGTGGACGGCACCTTCGACCTGGTGCTGGCCAACATCCTGGCCAACACGCTCATCGAGCTGGCGCCGCTGATTGTGGCCAAGGTGAAGGACCGGCTGGTGCTCGCGGGCGTGCTCGCGCACCAGCGCGCGGACGTGGAGGCGGCCTACCGCAACCAGGGCCTCACCGTGCTGCCCGGCGACGCCCAGGGCGAGTGGGTGCGCATCGACTTGAAGCGCTGA